CGCCGAGTCCCACAATCGGATCATGATTCTCGAAACGATGGGCCGCAACACCGGTTGGATCGCCCTCGCGGCGGGACTGGCGGGCGGAGCCGATCTGATCCTGATTCCCGAAAGGCCGTTCAGCTACGAGAAAATCTGCGATATGCTGGCCAAACGCCACGAGCGCAAGTCGTTTTCCATCGTGGTGGTAGCGGAGGGAGCCTATCCCGAAGGCGGCAAACCGCTCGACATCGGCGCGCTCGACGAGTTCGGGCGACCGCGTCTGGGAGGAATCGGCTATGAAGTCGCGCATGAAATCCAAACCCGCACCAAGATCGAATCGCGGGTGACGGTCTTAGGCTACGTGCAGCGGGGCGGCACACCGGTGGCCTACGACCGAATCTTGGCGACGCGCTTCGGAGTGGCGGCGGTGGAAGCGGCCCACGACAAGAAATTCGATTGCTTCATCGCGCTGAAAGGCGAGGACCTCGTTCCCGTTTCCATTGCCGAAGGCACGGGCAAGACGAAAATGGCCGACGAGAAGCTGTTTGAAGTAGCGAGTTTGTTTTTCGGGTGATTGATTCGCCGGGCAGACACGACCGGCTACTGAGACGAAAAAAATCAACAGAGTATCCATTCATGTCAAAGCGAACCATCTTTCACGCACTTCTGCTGACGGCCCTGCTTGCGGGATTTTCGGGAAGCGCGCTGGCCCAATGGACTGTGGAATGCACGTCACCAGGCTACCCATATTACATCGAGCTTGGCGAGATCGAGTTGAGTGAGAGCCAATCTTTCCACTGGTATACTTTAGACTCAAACGCAATCAGGGTGTTTTCTTCCCCTTGCGCAACAACACCACAATACACCTATGCCTTCACACCACAAGAACGCTTGGCATATAGTAGGTCTATCAGAAGTGTAATGGTAGACCTGACGCAGGACGGGATATTCGAATTGGAGCTAACCGCGTACTACACTGGTCCCGAGTATCGGGGGACGACCAAGATACTCGATATCACGACGGGCAATGCTCTCTTGTTGTTGGATGATCCCAATTTGAGCTGTTATTTGTGGGAAGTTGTGGACTATGATCAGGACGGAATACTCGAATGCATTTTCTCTGCTTCTGATGAAA
This sequence is a window from bacterium. Protein-coding genes within it:
- a CDS encoding 6-phosphofructokinase — protein: MRLAILTSGGDCPGLNAVIRAVVRTATDRYGWECVGIKHGWKGLATGEMIPLPARAVSGILYRGGTILGTARFNPMKDKETTARILENLVLHQIGAVIVVGGDGTLRASHEVAQLGVNVVGVPKTIDNDIAATDVTFGFHTAVQIVTDAIDRLHSTAESHNRIMILETMGRNTGWIALAAGLAGGADLILIPERPFSYEKICDMLAKRHERKSFSIVVVAEGAYPEGGKPLDIGALDEFGRPRLGGIGYEVAHEIQTRTKIESRVTVLGYVQRGGTPVAYDRILATRFGVAAVEAAHDKKFDCFIALKGEDLVPVSIAEGTGKTKMADEKLFEVASLFFG